One Actinosynnema pretiosum DNA segment encodes these proteins:
- the asnB gene encoding asparagine synthase (glutamine-hydrolyzing), with translation MCGLVGLVCPSESDAQRARSAVAGALRCQRHRGPDESGTWQGGEVVFGFNRLSIIDIEHSHQPMLWGPPEAPGRYAMLFNGEIYNYLELRAELTERYGARFATDGDSETIVAAYHYMGPAAVARLRGMFAFVIWDSARKVVFGARDPFGIKPLYYSAGPGGVAFSSEKKSVLELVNALGVQPQVDRKALQHYLTLQYVPEPESMHSGVHRIESGTSFTVTPGGTPVVERYFPATFRPRTVHGDADANRLYDEITEALRDSVAKHMRADVTVGSFLSGGIDSTVVAALAKQHNPDLITFTTGFERQGYSEIDVAAESAAAIGVKHVVRPVSAQEMMDALPLITWYLDDPVADPALVPLWFIAREARRYVKVVLSGEGADELFGGYTIYREPLSLAPFDKVPSALRKAMGRVSTKIPQGVRGKDLLRRGALTLEERYYGNARIFLDDQLRQVLRTYDPAVSHMDVTAGPYRESANWDPVTRMQHVDLFTWLRGDILVKADKMTMANSLELRVPFLDPEVFRIASQVPSELKLTRETTKHALRRAIRDIVPAHVLNRKKLGFPVPIRHWLKDEMHDWAVDNVRQSQTDQYIDKDAVLRLIEDHRNGVADHSRRIWALLVFMIWHGIFVEGRIRPQIPEPQYPVKL, from the coding sequence GTGTGCGGCCTGGTAGGACTTGTTTGCCCTAGCGAGAGCGACGCCCAGCGAGCGCGTTCGGCGGTGGCGGGGGCTCTGCGCTGCCAGCGGCACCGCGGCCCCGACGAGAGCGGCACCTGGCAGGGCGGTGAGGTCGTCTTCGGCTTCAACCGGCTGTCCATCATCGACATCGAGCACTCGCACCAGCCGATGCTGTGGGGCCCGCCCGAGGCGCCCGGCCGGTACGCGATGCTGTTCAACGGCGAGATCTACAACTACCTGGAGCTGCGGGCGGAGCTGACCGAGCGCTACGGCGCGCGGTTCGCCACCGACGGCGACAGCGAGACGATCGTCGCCGCCTACCACTACATGGGGCCCGCCGCGGTGGCCCGGCTGCGCGGCATGTTCGCGTTCGTCATCTGGGACAGCGCGCGCAAGGTCGTCTTCGGCGCCCGCGACCCGTTCGGCATCAAGCCGCTGTACTACTCGGCCGGTCCCGGCGGGGTGGCGTTCTCCAGCGAGAAGAAGTCGGTCCTGGAGCTGGTCAACGCCCTGGGCGTGCAGCCGCAGGTCGACCGCAAGGCGCTCCAGCACTACCTGACGCTCCAGTACGTGCCCGAGCCCGAGTCGATGCACAGCGGTGTTCACCGCATCGAGTCCGGCACCTCGTTCACCGTCACCCCCGGCGGCACCCCGGTGGTGGAGCGGTACTTCCCGGCCACGTTCCGGCCGAGGACCGTGCACGGCGACGCGGACGCGAACCGCCTGTACGACGAGATCACCGAGGCGCTGCGCGACTCGGTCGCCAAGCACATGCGCGCGGACGTCACGGTCGGCTCGTTCCTGTCCGGCGGCATCGACTCCACCGTGGTCGCGGCGCTGGCCAAGCAGCACAACCCGGACCTGATCACGTTCACCACCGGGTTCGAGCGGCAGGGCTACTCCGAGATCGACGTGGCCGCCGAGTCGGCCGCCGCGATCGGGGTCAAGCACGTGGTCAGGCCGGTGTCGGCGCAGGAGATGATGGACGCCCTGCCGCTGATCACCTGGTACCTGGACGACCCGGTGGCGGACCCGGCGCTGGTGCCGCTGTGGTTCATCGCGCGCGAGGCGCGGCGGTACGTGAAGGTCGTGCTGTCCGGCGAGGGCGCGGACGAGCTGTTCGGCGGGTACACGATCTACCGCGAGCCCCTGTCGCTGGCGCCGTTCGACAAGGTGCCGAGCGCGCTGCGCAAGGCCATGGGCCGGGTGTCGACGAAGATCCCGCAGGGCGTGCGCGGCAAGGACCTGCTGCGGCGGGGCGCGCTGACCCTGGAGGAGCGCTACTACGGCAACGCCCGGATCTTCCTGGACGACCAGCTGCGCCAGGTGCTGCGCACCTACGACCCGGCGGTGTCCCACATGGACGTCACGGCAGGCCCTTACCGGGAGTCGGCGAACTGGGACCCGGTCACCCGGATGCAGCACGTCGACCTGTTCACCTGGTTGCGCGGCGACATCCTGGTCAAGGCCGACAAGATGACCATGGCGAACTCGCTGGAGCTGCGGGTGCCGTTCCTGGACCCGGAGGTCTTCCGGATCGCGTCGCAGGTGCCGTCGGAGCTCAAGCTCACCAGGGAGACGACCAAGCACGCGCTGCGCAGGGCGATCAGGGACATCGTCCCGGCGCACGTGCTGAACCGGAAGAAGCTGGGCTTCCCGGTGCCGATCCGGCACTGGCTCAAGGACGAGATGCACGACTGGGCGGTGGACAACGTCCGGCAGTCGCAGACCGACCAGTACATCGACAAGGACGCGGTGCTGCGCCTGATCGAGGACCACCGCAACGGGGTGGCGGACCACAGCCGCCGCATCTGGGCGCTGCTGGTGTTCATGATCTGGCACGGCATCTTCGTCGAGGGCCGCATCCGGCCGCAGATCCCGGAGCCGCAGTACCCGGTCAAGCTCTGA
- a CDS encoding DUF3043 domain-containing protein produces MRFLRRNADEAAESTAEEIPVEVSGTPEPGRTPGKGRPTPKRREAETKRRGPVAPPPKTQREALKRMRQSKTSKEERRAAAALRRERMMAGDDKYLLPRDRGPVKAYIRDVIDSRRNLMGLFMPLAILVFVALLVPSLVVQQYATLATSFMLLAMIVEGVILGVTVTKRVRAKFPKEKIGGLSVGWYSFIRASQLRKLRVPKPRVGPGTKID; encoded by the coding sequence GTGAGGTTCCTGCGCCGCAACGCCGACGAAGCCGCCGAGAGCACCGCCGAGGAGATCCCGGTGGAGGTGAGCGGCACCCCCGAGCCGGGGCGCACGCCCGGCAAGGGCAGGCCCACGCCCAAGCGGCGGGAGGCCGAGACCAAGCGCCGGGGCCCCGTCGCGCCGCCGCCGAAGACGCAGCGCGAGGCGCTCAAGCGGATGCGGCAGAGCAAGACCAGCAAGGAGGAGCGCCGCGCCGCCGCCGCGCTCCGCCGCGAGCGGATGATGGCGGGCGACGACAAGTACCTGCTGCCGCGCGACCGCGGTCCCGTGAAGGCGTACATCCGGGACGTGATCGACTCCAGGCGCAACCTCATGGGCCTGTTCATGCCGCTGGCCATCCTGGTGTTCGTGGCGCTGCTGGTGCCGTCGCTGGTGGTGCAGCAGTACGCGACCCTGGCGACCTCGTTCATGCTGCTGGCGATGATCGTCGAGGGCGTGATCCTCGGCGTGACGGTGACCAAGCGCGTGCGGGCGAAGTTCCCGAAGGAGAAGATCGGCGGCCTGTCGGTCGGCTGGTACTCCTTCATCCGGGCGAGCCAGCTCCGCAAGCTCCGCGTCCCGAAGCCGCGCGTGGGTCCGGGCACGAAGATCGACTGA
- the ctaE gene encoding aa3-type cytochrome oxidase subunit III, with translation MRRVTTAAPSITQRVHSLNRPNMVSVGTVVWLSSELMFFAGLFAMFFTVKAQHEGEWPPVHLNVPYAMFFTTILVASSFTCQWGVFAAERGDVFGLRRWYGLTVLLGAIFVAGQAGEYATLIGEGVTIPSGAYGTVFYLTTGFHGLHVIGGLIAFGYLLIRTKLSKFTPAQATSAIVVSYYWHFVDVVWIGLFAVIYLVP, from the coding sequence ATGCGTCGTGTGACAACGGCAGCGCCCTCAATCACCCAGCGCGTGCACTCGCTGAACCGGCCGAACATGGTCAGCGTGGGCACGGTCGTCTGGCTGTCCAGTGAGCTCATGTTCTTCGCGGGTCTCTTCGCCATGTTCTTCACGGTGAAAGCCCAGCACGAGGGCGAGTGGCCCCCGGTGCACCTGAACGTCCCCTACGCGATGTTCTTCACGACCATCCTGGTGGCGTCGTCCTTCACCTGCCAGTGGGGCGTGTTCGCCGCCGAGCGCGGCGACGTGTTCGGCCTGCGCCGGTGGTACGGGCTCACGGTGCTGCTGGGCGCGATCTTCGTCGCGGGCCAGGCGGGCGAGTACGCCACGCTGATCGGCGAGGGGGTGACGATCCCCAGCGGCGCCTACGGCACGGTCTTCTACCTGACCACCGGCTTCCACGGCCTGCACGTGATCGGCGGCCTCATCGCGTTCGGCTACCTGCTGATCCGCACGAAGCTGAGCAAGTTCACGCCCGCCCAGGCGACTTCCGCGATCGTCGTGTCCTACTACTGGCACTTCGTCGATGTGGTCTGGATCGGCCTGTTCGCCGTCATCTACCTCGTGCCCTGA
- a CDS encoding lysophospholipid acyltransferase family protein: MLYTVIKRVVLPLARAVYRPKVEGLENLPRTGAVILAPNHLSFIDSILIPMVAPRRVSFLAKAEYFEGAGLKGRLSKSLFSSLGHVPVKRGSGRAARASLDTAAEILAGGNAFAIYPEGTRSLDGRLHRGRTGVARMALESDVPVVPVGIIGTDQVQPVGRKLPRIRPVTIRFGAPLDFSRYAGMQDSLPVLRSVTDEIVYRILELSEQEYVDRYQASGGQTPGGQAPGGQAAA; this comes from the coding sequence ATGCTGTACACGGTGATTAAGCGGGTCGTGCTCCCCCTGGCCCGCGCGGTGTACCGGCCGAAGGTCGAGGGGCTGGAGAACCTCCCCCGCACCGGAGCCGTGATCCTCGCCCCGAACCACCTGTCGTTCATCGACAGCATCCTGATCCCGATGGTGGCGCCCCGGCGGGTGTCCTTCCTCGCGAAGGCCGAGTACTTCGAGGGCGCCGGGCTCAAGGGCAGGCTGAGCAAGAGCCTCTTCAGCTCCCTGGGGCACGTCCCGGTCAAGCGCGGCTCCGGCCGCGCGGCGCGGGCCTCCCTGGACACGGCGGCCGAGATCCTGGCGGGCGGCAACGCGTTCGCCATCTACCCCGAGGGCACCCGCTCCCTGGACGGGAGGCTGCACCGGGGCCGCACGGGCGTGGCGCGGATGGCGCTGGAGTCCGACGTGCCGGTGGTCCCGGTGGGCATCATCGGCACCGACCAGGTCCAGCCGGTCGGGCGCAAACTGCCCAGGATCCGCCCGGTGACGATCCGCTTCGGCGCGCCGCTGGACTTCTCCCGCTACGCCGGGATGCAGGACTCGCTGCCGGTGCTGCGCTCGGTCACCGACGAGATCGTGTACCGCATCCTGGAGCTGTCCGAGCAGGAGTACGTGGACCGCTACCAGGCGTCCGGCGGTCAGACCCCCGGCGGTCAGGCGCCCGGCGGTCAGGCCGCCGCCTAG
- a CDS encoding response regulator, whose amino-acid sequence MTSQTTTILVFSHRPEVRETIITAVGRRPAPDLGRVEYTEAGTIAEVLYELDNAKADLVILDGEAQPTGGMGLSRQLKNEITDCPPVVVAVRRKDDRWLATWSQADAVLVHPLDPLAAAETVAEVLRSLALPAVRG is encoded by the coding sequence ATGACTTCGCAGACGACCACAATCCTCGTGTTCAGCCACCGCCCCGAGGTGCGTGAGACGATCATCACGGCCGTCGGGCGGCGTCCCGCGCCCGACCTCGGACGGGTGGAGTACACCGAGGCGGGCACCATCGCCGAGGTCCTCTACGAGCTGGACAACGCCAAGGCCGACCTGGTGATCCTGGACGGCGAGGCCCAGCCCACCGGCGGCATGGGGCTGTCCCGGCAGCTCAAGAACGAGATCACCGACTGCCCGCCCGTGGTGGTCGCGGTGCGCCGCAAGGACGACCGGTGGCTGGCGACGTGGTCGCAGGCCGACGCGGTCCTGGTGCACCCGCTCGACCCGCTGGCAGCCGCCGAGACCGTGGCCGAGGTGCTGCGCTCGCTGGCGCTGCCCGCCGTGCGCGGCTGA
- the qcrA gene encoding cytochrome bc1 complex Rieske iron-sulfur subunit, translated as MSGDKPNGLPDEAQLSKMSRDELVKLGTELDGVELVHYEERWPVKGTRAEKRAERLVALWFAIAALAGVGFLAAFLFWPWKYEAPHTANHWLYQLYTPVIGATLALSVLALGVGALLYTKKFIPEELAVQQRHDGGSSPVDSATLVAELGDVGARSTLGRRSLIKRTAGLGAGVFGLGVLAVPLGGMVKNPHADSETKDSLWHTGWKSENGEKVYLRRHTGNFHDVELVRPEDLDAGGFETVFPFRESERGHEHELVQALKRADNPVMLIRLRPGQAVTKRAGQEDFNYGDLYAYSKICTHLGCPTSLYEQQTGLLLCPCHQSQFDVFHYGKPRFGPATRALPQLPITVDEDGYLIARSDFTEAVGPAFWERKS; from the coding sequence ATGAGCGGCGACAAGCCGAACGGGCTGCCCGACGAGGCGCAGCTCTCGAAGATGAGCCGGGACGAGCTGGTCAAGCTCGGCACGGAGCTGGACGGCGTCGAGCTGGTCCACTACGAGGAGCGCTGGCCCGTCAAGGGCACCAGGGCCGAGAAGCGCGCCGAGCGCCTGGTGGCGCTGTGGTTCGCCATCGCCGCGCTCGCGGGCGTCGGCTTCCTGGCCGCGTTCCTGTTCTGGCCCTGGAAGTACGAGGCGCCGCACACCGCGAACCACTGGCTGTACCAGCTGTACACGCCGGTCATCGGCGCCACGCTGGCCCTGTCGGTGCTGGCGCTGGGCGTCGGCGCGCTGCTGTACACCAAGAAGTTCATCCCCGAGGAGCTGGCGGTCCAGCAGCGCCACGACGGCGGCTCGTCGCCCGTGGACTCCGCGACCCTCGTCGCCGAGCTGGGCGACGTCGGCGCGCGCAGCACCCTCGGCCGCCGTTCGCTGATCAAGCGCACCGCCGGTCTCGGCGCGGGCGTGTTCGGCCTCGGGGTCCTCGCGGTCCCCCTCGGCGGCATGGTGAAGAACCCCCACGCCGACAGCGAGACCAAGGACTCGCTGTGGCACACCGGGTGGAAGTCCGAGAACGGCGAGAAGGTCTACCTGCGCCGCCACACCGGCAACTTCCACGACGTCGAGCTGGTGCGCCCCGAGGACCTGGACGCGGGCGGTTTCGAGACCGTCTTCCCGTTCCGCGAGTCCGAGCGCGGCCACGAGCACGAGCTGGTGCAGGCCCTCAAGCGGGCCGACAACCCGGTCATGCTGATCCGCCTGCGCCCCGGCCAGGCCGTGACCAAGCGCGCGGGCCAGGAGGACTTCAACTACGGCGACCTGTACGCCTACTCGAAGATCTGCACCCACCTGGGCTGCCCGACCTCGCTGTACGAGCAGCAGACCGGTCTGCTGCTGTGCCCGTGCCACCAGTCGCAGTTCGACGTCTTCCACTACGGGAAGCCCCGGTTCGGCCCGGCCACCCGCGCCCTGCCTCAGCTCCCGATCACCGTGGACGAGGACGGTTACTTGATCGCCCGCAGCGACTTCACCGAGGCTGTGGGTCCGGCGTTCTGGGAGCGTAAGTCATGA
- a CDS encoding cytochrome c oxidase subunit 4: protein MKVESRVFDLVTGFSFLMTIVYAYWTWADTTHVEPVGTVALALTGGLALLVGTYFRFIARRIEVRPEDNPDAEISDGAGELGFFSPGSYWPVALAAAAAVTGVALAFWLIWLLVIGVVLIVLTVGGLVFEYHTGPAHD, encoded by the coding sequence ATGAAGGTCGAATCTCGGGTCTTTGACCTGGTCACTGGCTTCTCGTTCCTGATGACGATCGTGTACGCCTACTGGACGTGGGCGGACACGACCCACGTCGAGCCGGTCGGCACGGTCGCGCTGGCGCTGACCGGTGGGCTCGCGCTCCTGGTCGGCACGTACTTCCGGTTCATCGCGCGGCGCATCGAGGTGCGCCCGGAGGACAACCCGGACGCCGAGATCAGCGACGGAGCGGGCGAGCTTGGCTTCTTCAGCCCCGGCTCGTACTGGCCGGTCGCGCTGGCCGCCGCCGCCGCCGTCACCGGCGTCGCCCTGGCGTTCTGGCTGATCTGGCTGCTGGTGATCGGCGTCGTGCTGATCGTCCTGACCGTCGGCGGCCTGGTGTTCGAGTACCACACCGGTCCCGCGCACGACTGA
- the qcrC gene encoding cytochrome bc1 complex diheme cytochrome c subunit, translating to MTTTSTTRARNRGTKLRRRISGLLALGFALLSAGLLFSALAPQPQTAQAQSDPAQVRLGEQLYNNTCISCHGQNLDGVKDRGPSLIGVGEASVYFQVSSGRMPMARQEAQAQRKPVKFSAEEIDALGAYIQQFGGGPETPEKRGEALRGEDPARGGELFRLNCAACHNFTGRGGALSSGKFAPELDGVTEEQLYTAMLTGPQNMPKFSDRQLTPEEKEDIIAYIKSVSDGNNNPGGAALGGFGPVSEGLIAFIVGIAALVGVTLWIGAKA from the coding sequence ATGACCACCACCAGTACCACGAGGGCCCGGAATCGCGGCACCAAGCTGCGGCGGCGGATCTCCGGCCTGCTCGCGCTGGGGTTCGCGCTGTTGAGCGCGGGCCTGCTGTTCAGCGCGCTCGCGCCGCAGCCGCAGACCGCGCAGGCGCAGTCCGACCCGGCCCAGGTGCGGCTGGGGGAGCAGCTCTACAACAACACCTGCATCTCGTGCCACGGCCAGAACCTCGACGGCGTCAAGGACCGGGGCCCCAGCCTCATCGGCGTCGGTGAGGCCTCGGTGTACTTCCAGGTCTCCTCCGGCCGGATGCCCATGGCCCGCCAGGAGGCGCAGGCCCAGCGCAAGCCCGTCAAGTTCAGCGCCGAGGAGATCGACGCGCTCGGCGCGTACATCCAGCAGTTCGGCGGCGGCCCGGAGACCCCCGAGAAGCGCGGCGAGGCGCTGCGCGGCGAGGACCCGGCCCGCGGCGGCGAGCTCTTCCGCCTGAACTGCGCGGCGTGCCACAACTTCACCGGTCGCGGCGGGGCGCTGTCGTCCGGCAAGTTCGCACCCGAGCTCGACGGGGTCACCGAGGAGCAGCTGTACACGGCCATGCTCACGGGCCCGCAGAACATGCCCAAGTTCTCCGACCGGCAGCTCACGCCGGAGGAGAAGGAGGACATCATCGCTTACATCAAGTCGGTGTCCGACGGGAACAACAACCCCGGCGGCGCCGCCCTCGGCGGCTTCGGGCCGGTTTCAGAGGGTCTGATCGCGTTCATCGTGGGCATCGCCGCGCTCGTCGGCGTGACCCTCTGGATCGGAGCCAAGGCATGA
- a CDS encoding HesB/IscA family protein encodes MTTAQDSAVPTPDAPPTHGVTLTDAAASKAKALLDQEGRDDMHLRIAVQPGGCAGLRYQLFFDERSLDGDALRDFEGLKVAVDRMSAPYVEGAVIDFVDTIEKQGFTIDNPNAGGSCACGDSFH; translated from the coding sequence ATGACGACCGCTCAGGATTCAGCAGTCCCGACGCCCGACGCCCCGCCCACGCACGGTGTCACCCTGACCGACGCGGCGGCCTCGAAGGCCAAGGCGCTGCTCGACCAGGAGGGTCGCGACGACATGCACCTGCGCATCGCCGTGCAGCCGGGTGGCTGCGCCGGCCTGCGCTACCAGCTGTTCTTCGACGAGCGCAGCCTCGACGGCGACGCCCTCCGCGACTTCGAGGGCCTCAAGGTCGCCGTCGACCGGATGAGCGCCCCGTACGTCGAGGGCGCCGTCATCGACTTCGTCGACACCATCGAGAAGCAGGGCTTCACGATCGACAACCCCAACGCGGGCGGGTCCTGCGCCTGCGGCGACTCGTTCCACTGA
- the trpD gene encoding anthranilate phosphoribosyltransferase — MADRTWPLLLTRLLDGVDLTEDDTGWAMDRIMSGEATTAQVAAFAVALRAKGETPEEVDGLASAMLGHARRFSVEGRAADIVGTGGDSSGSVNISTMATIVAAAAGVPVVKHGNRAASSQCGTADVLEALGVAIDLPPEGVAATVAELGVGFCFAPVFHPAFRHTSAPRREIGIPTSFNLLGPLTNPAQPSVGLIGCARANAAPLLAGVFARRGTTALVVRGDDGLDEITTTTTTAVWVVEGGVVREDRIDPSGLGIAPALPQDLRGGDASVNAEVVRQLVAGKPGAVRDAVLLNAAGAIAAHAGLSGELAPALTSGLARAAEAVDSGAVAELLRRWAERSTELKARLG, encoded by the coding sequence GTGGCCGACCGCACCTGGCCGCTGCTGCTCACCCGGCTGCTCGACGGGGTCGACCTCACCGAGGACGACACCGGGTGGGCGATGGACCGCATCATGTCCGGCGAGGCCACCACCGCGCAGGTGGCGGCGTTCGCGGTGGCGCTGCGGGCCAAGGGCGAGACGCCCGAGGAGGTCGACGGGCTGGCCTCGGCGATGCTCGGGCACGCCCGCAGGTTCAGCGTCGAGGGCAGGGCGGCCGACATCGTCGGGACCGGCGGCGACAGCTCCGGCTCGGTGAACATCTCCACCATGGCCACGATCGTGGCCGCCGCCGCCGGGGTCCCGGTGGTCAAGCACGGCAACCGGGCCGCGTCCTCGCAGTGCGGCACGGCCGACGTGCTGGAGGCGCTGGGCGTCGCGATCGACCTGCCCCCGGAGGGCGTGGCGGCGACCGTGGCCGAGCTGGGCGTGGGCTTCTGCTTCGCGCCGGTGTTCCACCCGGCGTTCCGGCACACCTCGGCGCCCCGGCGCGAGATCGGCATCCCGACCTCGTTCAACCTGCTCGGGCCGCTGACCAACCCGGCTCAGCCGTCGGTGGGCCTGATCGGCTGCGCGCGGGCGAACGCGGCGCCGCTGCTGGCCGGGGTGTTCGCCCGGCGCGGCACGACGGCGCTGGTCGTGCGCGGTGACGACGGCCTGGACGAGATCACCACGACGACGACGACCGCGGTCTGGGTCGTCGAGGGCGGGGTGGTCCGGGAGGACCGGATCGACCCGTCCGGCCTGGGCATCGCGCCCGCGCTGCCGCAGGACCTGCGCGGCGGGGACGCCTCGGTGAACGCCGAGGTCGTGCGGCAGCTGGTGGCGGGCAAGCCGGGCGCGGTGCGGGACGCGGTGCTGCTCAACGCGGCGGGCGCGATCGCGGCGCACGCCGGGCTGTCCGGCGAGCTGGCCCCCGCGCTGACCTCGGGTCTGGCGCGCGCGGCGGAGGCCGTGGACAGCGGGGCGGTGGCCGAGCTGCTGCGGCGCTGGGCGGAGCGGTCGACCGAGCTGAAGGCGCGGCTGGGCTGA
- the ctaC gene encoding aa3-type cytochrome oxidase subunit II, with protein sequence MGLKEGTRAARLAKVTGLVGLVGIGATGCSTDEVLRFGWPVSVTPQAEAMRELWTWSVVAALVVGVIVWGLILWAVAFHRKKSEELPRQVAYNLPLELVLIVVPTVIVAVLFYFTAVTQNYVTDKSQDPDVTVDVIGFQWNWEFQHRDAKVEGTDQPVSTVGTSTEIPMLVLPAEKRIRFVLRSTDVIHSFFVPEFHFKRDVFPEPEKNNQDNVFQIDQIDRPGSFVGRCAELCGTYHAVMNFEVRALPAADYDRYIELRTQVNEATGKPYTNAEALTEMNCGELCTPYAVTTQPFDTDRTAREASGAGSK encoded by the coding sequence GTGGGCCTGAAGGAGGGCACCAGGGCAGCGCGGTTGGCCAAGGTCACCGGGCTGGTGGGCCTGGTCGGCATCGGGGCCACGGGTTGCTCCACGGATGAGGTGCTCCGCTTCGGCTGGCCGGTTTCGGTCACGCCGCAGGCGGAGGCGATGCGCGAGCTGTGGACCTGGTCGGTCGTCGCGGCCCTCGTGGTGGGTGTGATCGTGTGGGGCCTGATCCTCTGGGCCGTCGCGTTCCACCGCAAGAAGAGCGAGGAGCTGCCGCGCCAGGTCGCGTACAACCTGCCGCTGGAGCTCGTGCTCATCGTCGTACCAACGGTGATCGTGGCGGTCCTGTTCTACTTCACGGCGGTCACCCAGAACTACGTGACCGACAAGTCCCAGGACCCGGACGTGACGGTCGACGTCATCGGCTTCCAGTGGAACTGGGAGTTCCAGCACCGGGACGCCAAGGTCGAGGGCACCGACCAGCCGGTCAGCACCGTCGGGACCTCGACGGAGATCCCCATGCTGGTCCTGCCCGCCGAGAAGCGCATCCGGTTCGTCCTGCGCTCCACGGACGTGATCCACTCGTTCTTCGTCCCGGAGTTCCACTTCAAGCGGGACGTCTTCCCCGAGCCGGAGAAGAACAACCAGGACAACGTGTTCCAGATCGACCAGATCGACCGCCCCGGCTCCTTCGTCGGGCGCTGCGCCGAGCTGTGCGGCACGTACCACGCGGTGATGAACTTCGAGGTCCGCGCGCTGCCCGCCGCCGACTACGACCGGTACATCGAGCTGCGCACCCAGGTGAACGAGGCCACCGGCAAGCCGTACACCAACGCCGAGGCGCTCACCGAGATGAACTGCGGCGAGCTGTGCACGCCGTACGCCGTCACCACCCAGCCGTTCGACACCGACCGGACCGCCCGCGAGGCGTCCGGCGCGGGCAGCAAGTAG